In the genome of Paenibacillus sp. FSL R5-0766, one region contains:
- a CDS encoding metal-dependent hydrolase yields the protein MLNITFHGHSSVQLGTEEKSLIIDPFLRGNELAVTKPEDIKTDVVLLTHAHMDHILDAEPIAKANNAKVVAIVELATYMSWKGLDTLGMNMGGTVDLDFAQAKMIQAFHTSGIVLEEEQRIMYAGLPAGYIINIGGKTILHAGDTSLFGDMKMIGDRHDIDVAFLPIGGHFTMGPEDALQAAEWFNAKLTIPVHYDTFPVIRQDAEHFVQQLAARGLEGRVLTPGESITL from the coding sequence TTGTTGAATATTACGTTCCACGGTCACTCCAGTGTTCAGCTGGGCACAGAAGAAAAGTCTCTGATCATTGATCCCTTCCTGCGTGGCAACGAGCTTGCCGTCACGAAGCCTGAAGATATTAAGACCGATGTTGTGTTGCTGACACATGCACATATGGATCACATCCTCGATGCTGAACCTATTGCCAAAGCAAATAACGCCAAAGTTGTGGCTATTGTGGAATTGGCTACATATATGTCCTGGAAAGGTCTGGATACACTCGGCATGAACATGGGCGGAACGGTAGATCTTGATTTTGCTCAAGCCAAAATGATTCAGGCGTTCCATACTTCCGGGATTGTGCTGGAAGAAGAACAACGGATCATGTATGCAGGGTTGCCTGCTGGATATATCATTAATATTGGTGGTAAAACGATTTTGCATGCCGGAGACACAAGTCTCTTCGGGGATATGAAAATGATCGGTGATCGTCATGATATTGATGTAGCCTTCTTGCCGATTGGTGGACATTTCACCATGGGACCTGAGGATGCGCTGCAAGCGGCCGAATGGTTTAATGCCAAACTGACGATTCCGGTCCATTATGATACATTCCCGGTGATTCGTCAGGATGCGGAACACTTCGTGCAACAACTAGCTGCAAGAGGGTTGGAAGGACGTGTGCTGACCCCGGGAGAATCTATTACCCTGTGA